In Lycium ferocissimum isolate CSIRO_LF1 unplaced genomic scaffold, AGI_CSIRO_Lferr_CH_V1 ctg2594, whole genome shotgun sequence, a single window of DNA contains:
- the LOC132043585 gene encoding ATP synthase subunit 9, mitochondrial, which translates to MTKREENSKLEMLEGAKSIGAGAATIASAGAAIGIGNVLSSSIHSVARNPSLAKQLFGYAILGFALTEAIASFAPMMAFLISFVF; encoded by the coding sequence ATGACAAAGCGTGAGGAGAATTCGAAACTCGAAATGTTAGAAGGTGCAAAATCAATAGGTGCAGGAGCTGCTACAATTGCTTCAGCGGGAGCTGCTATCGGTATTGGAAACGTCCTTAGTTCCTCGATTCATTCCGTGGCGCGAAATCCATCATTGGCAAAACAATTATTTGGTTATGCCATTTTGGGCTTTGCTCTAACCGAAGCTATTGCATCGTTTGCCCCAATGATGGCCTTTTTGATCTCATTCGTATTCTGA
- the LOC132043597 gene encoding NADH-ubiquinone oxidoreductase chain 5 translates to MYLLIVFLPLLGSSVAGFFGRFLGSEGSAILTTTCVSFSSILSLIAFYEVAPGASACYLRIAPWISSEMFDASWGFLFDSPTVVMLIVVTSISSLVHLYSISYMSEDPHSPRFMCYLSILTFFMPMLVTGDNSLQLFLGWEGVGLASYLLIHFWFTRLQADKAATKAMLVNRVGDFGLAPGISGRFTLFQTVDFSTIFARASAPRNSWISCNMRFNAISLICILLLIGAVGKSAQIGSHTWSPDAMEGPTPVSASIHAATMVTAGVFMIARCSPLFEYPPTALIVITSAGATTSFLAATTGILQNDLKRVIAYSTCSQLGYMIFACGISNYSVSVFHLMNHAFFKALLFLSAGSVIHAMSDEQDMRKMGGLASSFPLTYAMMLIGSLSLIGFPFLTGFYSKDVILELAYTKYTISGNFAFWLGSISVLFTSYYSFRLLFLTFLVPTNSFGRDISRCHDAPIPMAIPSILLALGSLFVGYLAKV, encoded by the exons ATGTATCTACTTATCGTATTTTTACCCCTGCTCGGTAGTTCCGTAGCAGGTTTTTTCGGACGTTTTCTAGGATCAGAAGGAAGCGCTATTCTGACCACTACGTGCGTTTCATTCTCTTCGATCTTATCTTTGATTGCTTTTTATGAAGTCGCACCGGGAGCTAGTGCTTGCTATCTAAGAATTGCTCCATGGATCTCATCGGAAATGTTTGATGCTTCTTGGGGCTTCT TGTTCGATAGCCCGACCGTAGTGATGTTAATTGTGGTTACATCCATAAGTAGCTTGGTCCATCTTTATTCCATTTCATATATGTCCGAGGATCCGCATAGCCCTCGATTTATGTGTTATTTATCCATTCTTACTTTTTTTATGCCAATGTTGGTGACTGGAGATAACTCTCTTCAATTATTCCTGGGATGGGAGGGAGTAGGTCTTGCTTCATATTtgttaattcatttttggtttaCACGACTTCAGGCAGATAAAGCAGCTACAAAAGCTATGCTTGTCAATCGAGTAGGTGATTTTGGATTAGCTCCTGGGATTTCGGGTCGTTTTACTCTCTTTCAAACAGTAGACTTTTCAACCATTTTTGCTCGTGCTAGTGCCCCCAGAaattcttggatttcttgcaaTATGAGATTTAATGCCATAAGTCTTATTTGTATTTTACTTCTTATTGGTGCTGTTGGGAAATCTGCACAGATAGGATCGCATACTTGGTCACCCGATGCTATGGAGGGTCCCACTCCAGTATCCGCTTCGATTCATGCAGCTACTATGGTAACAGCTGGCGTTTTCATGATAGCAAGGTGCTCCCCTTTATTTGAATACCCACCTACGGCTTTGATTGTTATTACTTCTGCAGGAGCTACGACGTCATTCCTTGCGGCAACCACTGGAATATTACAGAACGATCTAAAGAGGGTCATCGCTTATTCAACTTGTAGTCAATTAGGCTATATGATCTTTGCTTGCGGCATCTCTAACTATTCGGTTAGCGTCTTTCACTTAATGAATCACGCCTTTTTCAAAGCATTACTATTCCTGAGTGCTGGTTCGGTGATTCATGCCATGTCGGATGAGCAAGATATGCGGAAGATGGGGGGGCTTGCCTCCTCCTTCCCTTTGACCTATGCCATGATGCTCATAGGCAGCTTATCTCTAATTGGATTTCCTTTTCTAACTGGATTTTATTCCAAAGATGTGATCTTAGAGCTCGCTTACACTAAGTATACCATCAGTGGGAACTTTGCTTTCTGGTTGGGAAGTATTTCTGTCCTTTTCACTTCTTATTACTCTTTTCGTTTACTTTTTCTCACATTTCTAGTACCAACTAATTCGTTCGGGCGAGACATCTCACGATGTCATGATGCGCCCATTCCTATGGCCATTCCTTCAATACTTCTGGCTCTCGGGAGTCTCTTTGTAGGATACTTGGCCAAAGTGTGA
- the LOC132043586 gene encoding uncharacterized protein LOC132043586 → MLLIQLPDKQGSMREDRVSPCGRHYPGTIIQELTEGTQENVQSDKRTGLFREALATLLLELFSPIPNNRALATGNKGNTNSQLP, encoded by the exons ATGCTTCTGATTCAACTCCCAGACAAACAAGGAAGTATGCGCGAAGATAGGGTTAGTCCCTGCGGCAGGCATTATCCGGGAACGATTATCCAGGAACTTACAGAAG GAACCCAGGAGAATGTTCAAAGCGATAAGAGAACAGGTCTTTTCAGAGAAGCTCTTGCCACTCTTCTGTTAGAGCTCTTTAGTCCCATTCCTAACAACAGGGCACTAGCAACTGGGAACAAGGGAAACACCAACTCCCAACTTCCCTAG
- the LOC132043607 gene encoding small ribosomal subunit protein uS12m, which translates to MPTLNQLIRHGREEKRRTDRTRALDKCPQKLGACPRVSTRTPKKPNSAPRKIAKVRLSNRHDIFAHIPGEGHNSQEHSQVLIRGGRVKDSPGVKSHCIRGVKDLMGIPGRRSGRSKYGAEKPKSI; encoded by the coding sequence ATGCCTACGTTGAATCAATTGATTCGTCATGGTAGAGAAGAAAAACGGCGCACGGACCGTACTCGAGCTTTGGATAAATGTCCCCAGAAGCTAGGAGCATGCCCGCGTGTTTCAACGAGAACACCGAAAAAACCGAATTCCGCTCCACGTAAGATAGCCAAAGTACGGTTGAGCAATCGACATGATATATTTGCTCACATTCCGGGCGAAGGTCATAATTCGCAGGAACATTCGCAGGTGTTAATAAGAGGAGGTAGAGTGAAAGATTCGCCAGGTGTAAAATCCCATTGTATTCGAGGAGTAAAGGATTTGATGGGAATTCCGGGTCGAAGAAGCGGCAGATCCAAATATGGTGCAGAAAAACCCAAATCGATATGA
- the LOC132043606 gene encoding NADH-ubiquinone oxidoreductase chain 3: MMSEFAPISIYLVISLLVSLILLGVPFPFASNSSTYPEKLSAYECGFDPSGDARSRFDIRFYLVSILFLIPDLEVTFFFPWAVPPNKIDLFGFWSMMAFLFILTIGFLYEWKRGASDRE, translated from the coding sequence ATGATGTCAGAATTTGCACCAATTTCTATCTATTTAGTGATTAGTCTGCTAGTTTCTTTGATCCTACTCGGTGTTCCTTTTCCATTTGCTTCCAATAGTTCTACCTACCCAGAAAAATTGTCGGCCTACGAATGTGGTTTCGATCCTTCCGGTGATGCCAGAAGTCGTTTCGATATACGATTTTATCttgtttcaattttatttttaatcccTGATCTGGAAGTcacctttttctttccttggGCAGTACCTCCCAACAAGATTGATCTGTTTGGATTTTGGTCCATGATggcctttttatttattttgacgATTGGATTTCTCTATGAATGGAAAAGGGGTGCTTCGGATCGGGAGTAA
- the LOC132043605 gene encoding LOW QUALITY PROTEIN: uncharacterized mitochondrial protein AtMg00670 (The sequence of the model RefSeq protein was modified relative to this genomic sequence to represent the inferred CDS: inserted 1 base in 1 codon; deleted 2 bases in 2 codons), with protein MKNRLQWLLPLLGSLIGFVFRRFLESEGSAILTTTCVSFFALVSFSFXFSHFRLKGPLRGILNLFLLFSAGFVGSFIRIEVIHLLGGQALPLLLGPFVWKAVVGEALPSTALTGRESSSTWEEDPFELDVLEESFSDPPAGESQTEESEPSVNRRSLEAPQTEEGEPSVNRRGPQEAGPALPANPVPSGGDEAGPSVSYPYRRDEMIGGDSVEAIERRLLARFAYPLYSDIQLAHIQAEDLFEVKVEIVKVMAGLDPTGDWMGRGARALDNPRTATGEHSVKQLYHLLSALNERGKEAPEFQELKNRVFLKKGGPGGDSIA; from the exons atGAAAAATCGACTCCAATGGCTGTTACCCCTGCTCGGTAGTTTGATCGGTTTCGTTTTCAGACGTTTTCTAGAATCAGAAGGAAGCGCTATTCTGACCACTACGTGCGTTTCATTCTTCGCGCTAGTGAGCTTCTCCT GTTTTAGTCACTTTCGTTTGAAAGGACCACTGAGGGGGATTCTCAATCTCTTCTTACTCTTTTCCGCTGGGTTCGTGGGATCTTTCATACGGATTGAAGTCATCCACCTACTGGGTGGTCAGGCTTTGCCCCTCCTGTTGGGACCTTTTGTTTGGAAGGCCGTAGTAGGGGAAGCACTTCCTTCTACGGCCCTAACGGGGCGGGAGAGCTCCTCCACGTGGGAGGAGGATCCGTTTGAACTGGACGTTCTCGAGGAATCATTCTCGGAC CCCCCGGCAGGGGAGTCCCAGACGGAAGAGAGTGAACCCTCGGTCAATCGACGTAGTCTCGAGGCACCCCAAACGGAAGAG GGTGAACCCTCGGTAAATCGGCGGGGTCCCCAGGAAGCTGGGCCTGCGCTTCCAGCTAATCCAGTCCCTTCCGGGGGGGACGAAGCTGGGCCATCTGTCTCCTATCCCTACAGAAGGGATGAAATGATTGGGGGGGATAGCGTGGAGGCGATAGAACGCCGCCTTCTGGCTCGATTTGCTTATCCCTTATACTCGGACATCCAATTAGCCCACATTCAAGCCGAAGACCTCTTCGAGGTCAAGGTAGAGATTGTGAAGGTAATGGCTGGCCTTGATCCAACGGGGGATTGGATGGGGCGGGGAGCTCGGGCCCTCGACAATCCCCGTACCGCCACGGGAGAGCACTCCGTGAAGCAGTTATACCACCTGTTAAGTGCTCTAAATGAGCGCGGTAAAGAGGCCCCAGAATTTCAGGAACTCAAAAATAGAGTGTTCCTCAAGAAAGGCGGCCCTGGGGGGGACTCTATCGCATAA
- the LOC132043587 gene encoding protein Ycf2-like produces the protein MMQDGSCSIVDQRFLYEKYESEFEEGEGEAVLDPEQIEEDLFNHIVWAPRIWRPRGFLFDCIERPNELGFPYLAGSFRGKRIIYDEKYELQENDSEFLQSGTMQYQRRDRSSKEQGFFRISQFIWDPADPLFFLFKDQPFVSVFSHREFFADEEMSKGLLTSQTDPPTSIYKRWFIKNTQEKHFELLIQRQRWLRTNSSLSNGFFRSNTLSESYQYLSNLFLSNGTLVDRMTKTLLKKRWLFPDEMKIGFM, from the coding sequence ATGATGCAAGATGGATCTTGTTCTATCGTTGATCAGAGATTTCTCTATGAAAAATACGAATCGGAGTTTGAAGAAGGGGAAGGAGAAGCAGTCCTCGACCCGGAACAGATAGAGGAGGATTTATTCAATCACATAGTTTGGGCTCCTAGAATATGGCGCCCTCGGGGCTTTCTATTTGATTGTATCGAAAGGCCTAATGAATTGGGATTTCCCTATTTGGCCGGGTCATTTCGGGGCAAGCGGATCATTTATGATGAAAAGTATGAGCTTCAAGAGAATGATTCGGAGTTCTTGCAGAGCGGAACCATGCAGTACCAGAGACGAGATAGGTCTTCCAAAGAACAAGGCTTTTTTAGAATAAGCCAATTCATTTGGGACCCCGCAGATCCACTCTTTTTCCTATTCAAAGATCAGCCCTTTGTCTCTGTGTTTTCACATCGAGAATTCTTTGCAGATGAAGAGATGTCAAAGGGGCTTCTTACTTCCCAAACAGATCCTCCTACATCTATATATAAACGCTGGTTTATCAAGAATACGCAAGAAAAGCACTTCGAATTGTTGATTCAGCGCCAGAGATGGCTTAGAACCAATAGTTCATTATCTAATGGATTTTTCCGTTCTAATACTCTATCCGAGAGTTATCAGTATTTATCAAATCTGTTCCTATCTAACGGAACGCTAGTGGATCGAATGACAAAGACATTGTTGAAAAAAAGATGGCTTTTTCcggatgaaatgaaaataggaTTCATGTAA